CCAAGCAGCGCTGCCCCGGAGGACAGCAATGGGGATGCAACGGTGGGTACCCCCAAACAGCCTGCTGCCAGGAGGGGGGTGGTCAGGTTATGGTCCCTATAGCCCAAAGTTTCTGAGGACCCCAGGGAGCAGCCCTGCTAAAAACCCTGCTGCCTCTAGCTGGGCCTCGGGAACCTGGCTCCAGCTCCTGGCTGGGAAGGAGGAATCTGTTTTCAAGACAtctctaaaaataaagcaaggctgAGTAACGGCACAAGCCTGTGCACCGCACCCGCAGCACAGAGAGCAATGCTTGCGGAGGGGAGCGCAGAGGAGCTCGCTCCAGGCTGCACACAAAGGGAGAGGGGCAGGGGGTGTGAGAGCTTGGGACAGCAGCACAGACGCACTCGGCACATCTGGAGGGGAGAGGCAGTTCCCTGAGACAGCATGCGGATGTCATTAGGGGTGAGATAAGTGTTTTGCTACTCAGAATAGCTAGGAGCTCACACAGCACCAGAATCAATGGGAAAGTCTCAGGGTCCAGCAGTGCCCTGGGGACCTTCCCCAGCTACAGCCGCACCAGTCAGAGAAAGCCTGAATCCCCCAGACCACACTTGAGAATGCATGAGGTGTTACTGCCCTGTCCTTACACCTCCAAGGGGACGATGGAGCCCAAGGATGGGTACCTGCCATCCCCTGTGTCCTCATGAGATGGGGCTGGGAGAAAAATCCATGgtcacagctgggctggggggggtgGCTCCTTTCCCCAGAGCCCCCATTTTTCCTCAGTGTCTGCTGCCTGCACAAACAACTTTCTGATGCCTCACCAAAGGCCAGACGCCACCATGAAGGGAAAAGCCAAGAGTGTgtggtgctgccctgcagcccagcccctgcccttcCACCTGAGAGCCCCCAGCACCCTCTGCAGGCATTTCTCCACGTGCTGCTGATCCCACAGGAGAGCTGGAGGTCCTGGGGCAAGTGGTCCCAGCTAGTTACCCCTCACGTGTTGACGTAACCCTGCCTGGGGCTCCTGGAgagcagcagggccaggagcagGCAACCCTCCGCCACACTGCAAGCCACTTGCACTTAACGCAGTCAGGGCTCGCAGCCCCACCAGGGCTCCTGTCCGTCCTGTGACCTGTTGCCCAAACCATGATACTGCCTCATGCTGACCACAGCCCTGCCAGAGATGTCCCAGGAGCCCCCAAACAGCAGCATCTCCTATTTTAGGGGAGGTTCACCTCACTCCTGGAGAGCAGGACGGTCATGGGTCCATCCATGCTGGCAGGCCTCCAGCACATCCCCAAGGCTGGGGTGCAGCAAAGCCGAGCGGCTCTGAATCACCAAGAGACTCGAGACTGCTTGGAAAAAATCATGTAATCACTAAAATTAGCAGCTTGCGGGCTTGGCCGGGACGGTGCATTGCTCATCTGCCAAACAGCTGAACACGCTCACCCACGCCGCAGggctgcacagcccagcagccccagcccctgctcctcgTACACCTCCACCTCCGGCGGCATTCACACCCCTGGGAGGGGTGGGACCTCCCCAGGTCCCCACAGTGCAGGGCTGGGACCCCCCTGTTATTTTGCACTGCTGCAAGCCACCCCCCACGCTATGAGAAAGCCTCACTGTGGCCCCCGGTGCTCACAGAGACCGTCTGGCCCAGGGCATCGGGCCAAACTCTTCTCTgctgagcagaggaggagggtgGAGGGCTGGGGTTAGGGGAGAGGGTCCTCTGGTGCTCCAGTATGGGGGGTCACCCCTGGGCCTAAGCCATGCAGCAGGACGCGTAGTCTCAAACCACAGCTGAGGGGTGAAGGAAGGTGCATTAAGTAACCTGGGGACTGGTGGTGGGTCCCCACCCCCCACCCAGAGAGACACCAGCAGTCCCTTCCACACCACACACCCCCTTAACTCTTCGAGGAGCCCAAACTAGACAGCTCCTCCACAGGGCCAGCAATCCAGCCCTCATGGTTTGAGGTAAGTCAGGCCAGGGCTGCCgcgctgctcacagctccaggcTGCCCCATCTGCATCTGGGGCAAGGGGTGGGGATGGGTCCTGCCTTCCCTGGGGAAGCACTCGTGCAGAGTGGGAGCTTTGGGGAGGAACAGCAGCCCCAGTCACTCCTGGAcgggctgcagagctggccaGCAGGCTAACCTCCATCCGCGCACCAGCACGAGACACACCATAACCCTCCTGGAGATCAAGGAACATGGTGTTTAGAAACTTGAGCTCCAGCAAGGCTCGCCTGGCCAGCAGGACCATCTCCTCCAGGCTCAGCCCTGGCCCCAGCCCCGAGCGATAGCAGCAGCACGCAGGGCTTGGCGCGGGCTcagggcagcgctgggctggaaggaatgtGGGGCCTGTGGCCAAGTCCGCCTGGAGAGATAATCCAAAGCGGAAAGAGCTTGTCCGATGTGCGCTGTGAGAGGGGGGAAGGACCGGCTGGAGCAGGAGTAAACGGCGGTGGGCTGGCCCTGCTCATGCACTGCGGGTGTTTGCCGGATCAGCTTCTCCCTGTTCTCCATCAATCCATCCCTGGCACCAGGGCATGCCCCAGGGACCCCTTCCCAACTCCCCAAAGGGGAAGGGGCCCCACCTCTCCCCAGTGCCTGGGGGGAGCCAGTAGAGGCAGTGGAGCTGCTGCCAGGCCTCACTGGCTCCTCGCCCTGCGGTCTCTTCGTCTAGAGACACAAAGGCACGGCTGGAAGTCTGCCACATCATGGCAGCGACTGCACAGGAGGGGCCGAGCCCCGTGTGGGGATGTCTCTGGGTGCCGCTGTAGCAGCACCCCTCACCCCGCATTGGAGCAGGACTCATCCAACATGTCCCAGGCAGGAGGCTTTGCCAGGGCTCATCTGCCCGTGAACACCCAGCAGGGAAAGGGATGCGAACCCAGATGCCAGCTAAGAAAATGGAAGCATAATACCTCCATAGCTTGCCCGTCTCTGCCTGGAGCAGGGGCAAAGCAGGAGCTTCAGGCTTCCTGATCACTTTTACAGCCTGTAAACACTCGCAACCCCAGCCTTGTCCCACGGGTACGTGCCTTTGGCTGCATCTCCTTCCAGCTATTCTGTCATCCCTAGGAAATACTGTGCTCTGATATCATGGCTGCTGAATCAGCTTCCCCAGGGAAGTTGTGCTGGTCAGAGGCCTGGGGGAGACATAGCCAACGCTCAGTAACGTCAGACAGAGGATCCCAGAGCTCCTGCCTCGCAGCCAGCAGTCACACATGCTCTTGAACCACAGAATGCTGCTGGGCATCTCCTCCAAGCACATCTGCCACCACCACCTTCCCTTTGCCGCCAGGAGAGGCAGAATCCGAGGTGCAGGCTCCGATCCTGCTGCTACAGGCTGCGAGGCTGAGCTGCAGTTAGTAGGCACCTGCCTGAGCTCACTCCCCTCTGCAAGCAGCAACAAGGGCCCTCCAGCAGCTACTGGCCTCCTGTGGCAGAGGTGACATGGAAAGGGCAGATGCAGGGGACACAAGTACAGCACATGGCTGCTGGTGGCTTTGAAGGGTCCCGCGGCAGCTGGGAAGCAGGCAGAGAGTTGCCAGCACCTACAGCAGCAGTTAATTCCCTCCTTGCCACCCTGCTCTTCAGGCTCTTAGGAGGGGACTCCACGCGCTCAAGTCCCAACAAGCaaaggagagcagcagctgcggTGACATCGGGCTGGAAACACGCTGCATGCTCCCAGggcccagcacagcagccagggGGTCTCACTGCTCCAACACagagagagcaggagcagctgctgcaggaacaaGTGTTTGAGGGAACCAAGTGAGTTACAGAAGACCCTCAGCCAGGCTGCCTCGGTGATGCACTCTGAGCGCTCCCCAAGGCAGCTTCTGGGACTCAGAGGTCTGGTTAACACGCAGGGCAGCCAACCATGGCTCTGCAGCCCAGGCCCGTGCAGCAGCCAAGGGCTGATCCCCTCAGCTGCTGAGTGTGGACGTGCTTTGCATCCACCCCTCTCCCAGCAGCCAGGATTCTCTGGACCTCCGACCTCTCTGGATTAGATATCCCCAACCTTTTCCAGTCCACTGTCCCCAGGTCCAGACTGCTGACAGAGGCCAGGCAGCAGTTTGTGAATTTGTGGGCTGCAGGGACTGGGAAAACCCTTGCCAATACACTGGCGATGGCAAGCCATCGGCATCTCCAGACACCAACAAAGCAACGCTACCTGGAGACAGGGCTCCACGGAGCACTCCAAGCTGCTTCCCTGCCTGCCACAGCCCTGTCGTGCTGACCTGGAATATCATCCCTTCTCTGGGCAAAACAGATGGGATATAAATAAGCATACTCTTAGATTTCCCAGGCCAGGGAGTTTTGGCGGAAGGGCTGAGCAATGCTGGGCAGTGAGTAATGAATGAGAGGCAGCTCAAAACAGGACACCTCAGAGGAAGAATTAGTAGAACACCCCAGGCCCTTATTGCTCCAGCCTTTTGTTGTCTGGTGACTTCACTTCCCCGGCTGGCTCCAGCGGGGAAAGCCCGATGACAGCCTTCACGATGACAGCATGTGAAGACGACTCATCCTCCTCTGAGCACTCGACTGTACGCGGCCGCTGCCAAAGCCCCCACGTGCCAGAGCTCAGCGACTGCTGAGCAagagccagagcagcagcacagacccGGCTGGCCCCGCCGCACGGCTGGGGGGCCAACCGAGGGGTCAGAGGGATTGGCAGCTGCCTCCAACCCGCTGCTCGTCCAGAAGTCGGACATCGGGGTCTCATACACCCATATGGTGATCAAATTGGTGCTTTTTCTCAGAAATCAGACAGTGTGCATCCAAGCGCCTGCAGCCACGAGTGCATTTCTTCAGTGCCTCACCCTTGCCAGTCCAGATTACACTTATCTGCTGCCTGCTGCGAGCAGATGCTTGCGTGGCACTGGTACGATGGTGCTGGAGCTGGAACAACACTAAGTGGTCATTACAGTTGCCCAACCAAGAACCTAAATTTATAACAACTGCCTCCTTTTCAGCACTAGCATGTAACTACCCAGAAACACCACCATGAAAGCCTCATGTTGGCTTTGTGTTTCTCTTAAATGTATTGCAACAAATATTCTGGTGCTTCTGTTTATGAATTTCGTCCAACTTCGCTTTTCACCAGCTGTAGTGACTTGCAATTCTCCCTCTTCAGAGGTAGCTCTACCTACTACTTAACCAAGCTGGCTAAATTTTCTTAAACCTCACCATCAAGACAATGGTTATTTAACACCATAGAAGCACATTGCTTCTTTTCACAGCCCAGAAGAGGAATCAcatccagcagcagagcaccctgaaacaaagcagcctgtagtttattttattctcaCTGCCTAGAGGAGCACACAGCAGGGAACGAGCCGCAAACCTGCAGCAAACACAAGCTCTCTTCAGCTCAGGCTTGTGAAGTGCCATTTCAAGGCCATGCAGGAAAAACCCCAATAGTCAGAAAGTCAGACTGTGAAAGGACTCCCAGAGCACAGGGTCTGCCCAAGGAGCCAGGGAACCACATCCAGAGGCACTTCAATCCAGCTCCAGGTTTTGAGCACACCACCACTGCTTTTAAGAACAAGCTAAGTCACATAGTTAAGATAAAAGCTAACAGTGAAATCCAAGAGCTACCAAAGCACACAGTCTGACAGCTGCCCATCTACTTACAAAGAGAGTCCTATCattcaaaatactaaaaaacGTTTCAGTATGAAGATGGAAACCCCAGACTATTGCCTCGTTGTCTTTGTATATCAACACTTGAAAGGGCTGGAAGTCAGGCAGTAATACTATGGAACAAGAAAAGGTAACAAGTACTGAGACTGAATATGCTACTGCCTACAACAATGTGATGGAGAGGGCTACGTTCCCCGGTCAACTTCACTAAAGCTGGTGACACTTCAGGGCACTGAGGTCAGGCAGAGTCCCTGCCACACCGCTGCACACCTATGGCCTGGCAGCCAAGCCCAGCAGAGACCGTCCCCTTCTTGCCCAGCTGAGTCCAGACCAGCTCCCAAAGCAGCCCcctcccctgcagccccagccccgggcACCGGCCGGCACGCTGGTTTAAACACTCACGGCATCACGCAGTGAGTTCAGACCACTGGTCAAAGTTTGAGGATGAAAGTGTTTACTTAAAATATATACTTGTAGTAAATGTTACAAAGtttccaaaaacaaacaaacaacaaaatacctCAAGATTATACTTCCAAGCCCGGCATCTTATTTATCTTCCTCTGGCTAAGCTAAAGTACTGCTAGCTTTAAATGGTACCCCTTCCTCCTGCCATACCCGGGGAAGGGGCTgaggacagaaaacaaaaactaagaCATTTGCACCATATCGCTCTGCCCCCACCTCTATTTTgaaaaggtcttttccagcatCTCCCCTTCAAAACACTATTTCTTTTCTCAACAAGGAGACAAAATACTGCAGGTGGTATAAGGCACTTGGAGTACCATGACCAACCTTTAAAGCACGGTTGAAGCCACGTCCCTCTGAGAGCAGGCGGGTGTCTGGCAGGGACAGGCCCGCAACCCACAGCTGGAAACCAGTACCACACACAGAGGTGACCACAGGTTTTCTTTCAGCTCTCCCTCTGAGTTCGCGCACCGAGCGCTGTAGCAATGCACAGTGATTACTTTTGGCAAACCCTGTAAGGTACATAAAAGTACATTTTCATGATGCTGTGAAAACAAGGTCTTTATGGTTCTTGCTATGAAGATTTGTAATCCACATCAGAATCAAGTTTGAACTGCCCAAATACTCAAAATGCATCCAAAACAGTGCTTCTAATCCTCTCTCTGACTGGTAACCTCTACCTTCTCAAAAATTTTATCAGAACCACAGGCTGAGTAAGAGTATTTCGGGAGTGCAAGAGCTGCCTGGTTTTACCCACCACATACAGACTGAGCACAATGGTTACAGTCTGGAGCACTAAAATCAAAGTGTGAAGGCACAAGAATAGCTGACAATAAGCAACTCTGGTATTAAAATAGGGCTTGGCACTCCTGCGGGCTGGCAGCTCATCCCACCAGGCAAGAGTCGTTAAATCTGTTCCTCTGACACTGTCAGTCTCTATTACAACGCTGGGAGAAGCTCGGGTTGGAAGAGCTGAGACATGAAACCAAGGCCGTCCAACATCTTCAACATGTGAGTAGGTAAAACCTGGAGCTGCAAGAGGCGCTGATGTGGGTGTGCTGGTGTCCAGGTCAGACACTGCAGTTACAGCAGTCTCCCGAGATGATGTCAAGTGCTCCGTCACAAGAGAAGTTGAAGCCGGGGAGTAAGTTGAGCTGAACACCTGGTCTGTAATGGCTGTGGCTGGCAGGCACTTCAGGTGATCATCTGTTAGAGCCACAAGAGAAACATTCTGCAGGGCCAGCGGGCTGTCACACATCAGAGATGGCACATTTCTAACTATCTCCCTGCTCTTCTGGAGCCACTCTTGGAAGCCAAGAATTTGGCAATCGCATTTCCAAGGGTTGCCATCAAGGAAAACGTCTTGCAGCTCAGGTAAAGCAGTAAAGATTTCTCCAGGAAGAGACTGCAGCTTAGTGCTATTGAGGTAAACTTTCTGAAGGTGCTTGAGATTGTGGAAGAGGTTTCTAGGGAGAGCCTCAAGCCTGGAATTGAACAGGGAAATGTTCTGCAGTTTCTGAAGGCTCTGGAAGATGCCCTCTGGCAGACTGGAAATATTATTTGTATGCAGAGAAAGGCCCCGCAGTTCATTCAGACCACTGAATACGTTCTTAGGAAGAACACTAAGCTCTGGATTAAAACTCAGCACAAGAAGCTTTAAATTTGTCAAGTTACTGAACACAAGATCTGGTATTGTCGAGAGCTTTGTGTGATACAGCCACAGGCTACCAAGATGCCTCATTTCTCCAAACAATACTTCTGGAAGAGACTTGAGGGGGTTCTTGTACAAGGTCAATTTAGACAGGTCATGCAAGTGCAGAAAAAGCCCAGGAGGCAAAACCTCAAGCTTGTTTCTGGAGAGCGTCAGGATTCTCAGTTTCTGAAGACAATGAAATGCATCAGGAGCAATGGACTGGATGTTATTGGAATGCAGGAAGAGTTCCAGCAGCTCCCTCAGGCTATCAAACAAACCAGACTCTACTGAAGACAGCTTGTTAAAATACAGAATCAGCTTCTCAAGCCTGGTTAATGCACTAAATATATTTCTAGGCAGCACTGCCAAACAATTTCTCGACAAATTCAGTACTTTGAGTTTGGCAAGTTTCTTCAGGACACCAGTTGGAAGTGCTGTGAGTTGGTTTTTGTTCAAGAAAAGCTCCTCCAAACTAGCCAGTCTGTCAAACAGATTTTCTTCGATGGATTTCAACCTGTTATTTTCAATGATCAATTGCTGAAGCTGTACCATGTCATCAAACACTTCTGGGGGAAGTTCAACCAGCTTATTATCCAGCAATATGAGGGCTTTTAGCCTTCTCAAGCCTTTAAAAGCCATTGGTGAAATCAGAGAAATGTTGTTTGAAGACAAGATGAGATGCTGCAGTTCCACCATCCTAGAAAAAACATCCCGTAAGTACGTCACATTAGTGTCCGTTATGTGAATCGCCGTCATGTTGCAAGGCAGATTTAACAACTCCAGGTCTTTTATGTGGGGACCAGAGCAATGAATTGCGTTTTTCGAAGAGCAGTCACACTTTTCAGGACAAACAGATGCATCCAACTGGAAGAAAAGCTCGATCATCACTGACAAATGAAACACCAACATCCTCGTTGACGTGCCAGAAACATTAGCTGTTACAAGAGATAAGAGAGAATCAGGGTTTGATCACAGGTAGTTGACAATTTAGCAGCCAAAGGTGTGTGAATATATCATAAAGCCTGCAAAAATGTGTGTGAAATCTCTCTTGGCTTGAAAGCAAAATTCAAAATCTCCGTTACTGTTGActgcaaatatttctgaagtgcTCTCACCTTACACTGAGAAGTACAGACAAAGCACTTTTGTAAATCAAGTATTCCTAGTTTATATTTGTACTAGTCAACTATAATAAAAGCATATGAAAAACATGATGAAACTCTAAGTAGTCATaaggcatttatttatttgaacagAAAAGCACTATATTCAGTTACATGCagaaaggcttaaaaaaaataaaatcaaaaggtCCTGCACCCACGATATTTTTGAATTGTAGGTTACCtgaggtttaaaaataaagattagcCTGCAAAAATAGATAATGGAGGTTAAAAGGGTGTCCTGTATTTTAAGTGGCcaaaagcagaacagcacactgTTCTGTTAGATCATCTCTCCGCATTTGCAAGAGATCACTTCTTGGAACAGCCCAAGAACACACAAGAAGCAACAGGCTATTTTTGACATAGCCTGAAATAACACACAAGAGCTCAAGTAGCACAGGACAGCAGCGAGCCTCTGATAACCGACCAGTCTCATTTCAACAGCTTAACACAATATTAAGTTATCAGTGGTATTAAAAACACGATGAAATGAGAGGAAAGAAGTGCCAAGCTGTACCAATACAGGTAGATCTGCATGAAACATACAAAGAAGTTGGAAAGTTGTACAGATTTCCAAACAAAAAGAGGAACAGGAAAGCAATCATTGTAGCTATAATGATAATATTTAAAAGAGCAAGTCAAACAGAAATCCACAGTTTAGAAATACTTTCTGAGTGAAATCACCAAGTGTACCAGAAACCTGGAAGTCGAGCGCCCggctgagcagcaggagcagcagcagctgggaccaGTTCTGCAGACACAACTGGAACAGCCAACACCCCCAAGCTGGGATGGGTCCATCCCAACACACCCGTTCTGGGGGCGAGGATGAAGCTCTCCCACACCAACCCCACAaacagacatggggacaagcACCGTCACTTAAAAAGAAGTCAGGTGGGACAGCAGAGCTTCTCACGTGCCTGAACTGCTGACAAGAACACACCACCACGGATCAGAACCAGCTGCTGCatcaaaaaaaagcaaaatggagtactttttaaaggaaaaaaaaataaatcttggtTGGGTTCAGAGTACGGCAGACTGGTAAAATCTGCATCCCTTCCTCGGGAATGGAAGGACACAGGATCTAGTGGTGTCAGCTACCAGCAACGTGGTGCTGCAAAGCAAACCCTCACTGGCCTTCCTACAACTCTTCAAATGAGACTGTAAGTCACCAAAAAAAGGCCATGAGATTTCACCCTTCCAAATGACTTTTCCATGTCAAACAAGAATCTTTCAGAGAACCTCACCCTCCTAAGTAGCCCCCACACCTGAAAACCAGCCTTCTCTCATACACTAGTGACACCATCACCTCAACACACCCGAACGCCAGTCTGTCCCTGAGTACAGGATGCCGGCACCGAGCGCctcagcacacaggcagagtgGGGGTGGTGCTTAACCATGGTGCTtaacttttttactttcttgcaGGTTTCTAAACTCATATGAGCATGAAAAAGGAATTTCAGACTGTACCTTAAAAGTTTATCTGGTTTTTAGAGGAACTTACTAGAAGCATTGCAGGCAATCAGGCTTCACCATGATTCTGCACTTTAAATGGGAAGTAAAACAGCAAAGCGCATCCTCTAGATAACACTTTCACCCGTATTTGCGTAACTACTGTGAAAGGCCAACGAACATTTTAAGCTTCAGAGCAGATTTTGTCTACATTTAGCTGTGTAAGCAACCCGCTTCCACGGATTGTAGGCAACTCCAAATGTAGAATTTGAGAACACTCACGGAACAGGAGAAGGCTCGAAGGCACACACGCAACAGCGCAAAACACACTTGTAGCTTGTTCGACAGTGATATTGGAGTATGTGTTTCAAGCAACCAATGCAAATCTGGGTAAAGTCAGAAATCTACATTTCAACATGAATTACGGTCAGAAATTTCAGATGTGTTATAGACGGTTTCAGTCTGCTACACAGGTGCATTAGGTTTTAAAGGAGTGGACCCACCTACTTTAAAGAACCAAGTGATTGATATGTACCttcacagggctgctctcactTCTACTTTCTTGCAGGACTGGAGTCAAAGCAATTtgaggaaggaatgaagagtcTTTTTACTTAACACTTTGGATAAGCAATCCAGGGTTGACCCATTtggcttctgtttttcctccaaGTCCTCTGGACTCCCAGGCCAACAAAACCTAAAGCCTGAAAGATTCTGAAGGGAGAAAAGCTTTAAGTTATCAAAATATGAGCTTGGAATTGAAAGATTAAGTTTTTGTAATTAAGTAACTAGGTATTTCAAGTATCTTGTCTTCAAGTTTAGAATAATGTGCTCTGCCAATGAATGCTTAAGCAGAAGGTGAGCTGCAGGATGGAAAAGATGTCTTCATTTCTGTGTGATTGTCTGAGAAGACTGTGCCAACGGCAACAGCTCACAGCCAGAAACCTTTGCCCAAGAGACTTTCCAATATAATGCCCCCATGTGTCAAAGAACGGAAGGAACAGCTGGATAACGCAAGGTGAAACGAGCTGCTATCGCATGCACAAGGTCTGGCTTTCAAATGTCTCTCAAAGGCAGGAGGCACAAGCACGGTCAGTATCATCCCGCTGCAGCAGAGCCGCACTGCGCCCATCCTGCTCCACCCGCCTCACCAGACACACGCTCTTCAACACACTCTGGATCTAAttgtataaataattaaaagtaattCCATGAAACTGATGAGAAGAGTTAAAATATCtgctcattttaattttattttcaaagagctTCAGTCACAAAAATGATTTACAAGTCTATTTACAATTCTATTGTACAGTTATTCATGTATGCCTCTTGACAACAGGGTACCATTCTAGAGCAGCAGtacacattttaaatacaaagacaTGGTATAATTTCagatctaaaaataaaaggaagctgAGCTTCTAGAGAGCACTGTAATGAACCTTTTAATCTGTGTTAGGCTTGATGAATTAATGACAAACCGAGTAGTTTCTGGTTCACATAATTATCAAACAAGCTGCAGTTTGttgaaaatagctttaaaaaccTGAAGCTTTACTGTATAAAATCAACATATTCAAGACTCTAAAAACTGTCAAAACCCCACAGCTTGTCCTTAGACATACAAAAACCTAAGTTTACAATTCAGAATTTCATGGGAGAAATCCTACAGAACTTCAGCTCTCTCATTTTGTGATGACCAACATAAGCGTTAAAAATCTGCAGCATAAAAAGGACTCCACATCTGCTTAGTATTATACTGTATGCACATATACAGTACAGGATTATTTACCCAATTTGGGATGACTGTTCAGCACAACCttcatgaagaaagaaaaaaataaatagaattaaaaatCCAACAACTTTCAAAAGTGCAGCAGTAAGAGTTTCCAATTTAAAGTTACGATGAATATGAACAGTTAGTTCTGGGGGTGTTTTAGCCGCTTCTATTCAAGCATTATTcgcagcattttctttttacagtagATTTAGTCCTATAGTACATGAAACTAGAGTTACTGCTAATTGAGtctgaagggaagaggaaaaaaaacaactttaaaaataaccctGAGGGATATACAATTTACTGATCTTGCGGTTTATTTCtaaaaagtaacatttattATTTAGCAATTGCTTTTCTGGATAGACCAGTCCTTTAAGTATGtgcataaataatatttaaaaatcagtaatatTTACAAATCCTAATACATCAAAGTAAAATAGGTACAGATTAAAGTCTGCATacacaaataatttaataataaatcaaaCTCCTCGATGTAAGGCCAAAATatacagcaggaagaaaacGTCTACCAGGTATCTAGTGGAGCTCACTAAATTGGTCTGTTCACCTGAATTTAGGCTTCCAAGACGAACattgcagagatttttttctctacGAACTGAATTGCATCTTACGtcaaagcagaaactgaaaacGCTAGTGCAGATCTAGTttgctgcatttctgaaaaccagaaaaactaaACTGCTCATAAAGAGAACAATTATAGATGGCCCAGCTCGGCTCTTGGGCAGGAAGGCATAAATCCCAATAAACGCAGAAGATG
The sequence above is a segment of the Columba livia isolate bColLiv1 breed racing homer chromosome 9, bColLiv1.pat.W.v2, whole genome shotgun sequence genome. Coding sequences within it:
- the GP5 gene encoding platelet glycoprotein V; this translates as MLVFHLSVMIELFFQLDASVCPEKCDCSSKNAIHCSGPHIKDLELLNLPCNMTAIHITDTNVTYLRDVFSRMVELQHLILSSNNISLISPMAFKGLRRLKALILLDNKLVELPPEVFDDMVQLQQLIIENNRLKSIEENLFDRLASLEELFLNKNQLTALPTGVLKKLAKLKVLNLSRNCLAVLPRNIFSALTRLEKLILYFNKLSSVESGLFDSLRELLELFLHSNNIQSIAPDAFHCLQKLRILTLSRNKLEVLPPGLFLHLHDLSKLTLYKNPLKSLPEVLFGEMRHLGSLWLYHTKLSTIPDLVFSNLTNLKLLVLSFNPELSVLPKNVFSGLNELRGLSLHTNNISSLPEGIFQSLQKLQNISLFNSRLEALPRNLFHNLKHLQKVYLNSTKLQSLPGEIFTALPELQDVFLDGNPWKCDCQILGFQEWLQKSREIVRNVPSLMCDSPLALQNVSLVALTDDHLKCLPATAITDQVFSSTYSPASTSLVTEHLTSSRETAVTAVSDLDTSTPTSAPLAAPGFTYSHVEDVGRPWFHVSALPTRASPSVVIETDSVRGTDLTTLAWWDELPARRSAKPYFNTRVAYCQLFLCLHTLILVLQTVTIVLSLYVVGKTRQLLHSRNTLTQPVVLIKFLRR